The segment atttttaatttgattaatgGTAGGTccgatttgaaatttttaaaaattgtataaacgtTATGTCCTAATGTACACACATATTCTACATCGAGCCCTTATTGCAAAATGGACGTAAGCGAATTGATTTtcgatttcagttttttttatagaaatcgatAATTTAGGTCGATTAGCATcatctctgaaaatttaaaatttacaagaaaaagaaaaaagacgtaaatacacatttactttctgtttatgaattttgtaacagcaaggtgtcggttacgtctaaattttcttttaaaatatattaaattgatagaaaaattttaacaaattaacgtattatatttgtttgtgaatGAAATGCCACATATCTgagtataattgtaataaaattattgtctTATAGGATCCATATATGGAGGATAGGGTCAAATATTGCCTGATATCTGTAATACTTCCCAACATAATATAAAGGTATATATAACCGacttctgcaaaattttatagcgattgcaacataaacaacatatttgttaatattttgacTATTTCCCGGGAGGTACTTTTATTGAGGCTAAGTGAAATCATGAACCGTTTTTGcccattattaacacaaaacaatatttgtcatcAATAAGCATCTTTAGAGAATTTCATCACTCTAGCTCATAACGTTCCGAACCTATccggttttcaacaaaaagactGACTTACAGGCACCGCTAGATGatcttaaaatcttataaaaaagtatttattacactattatatttcagatttatacaaattatctttatataattatatacaaaaaaatatttttttaaacagagaatttagacgtaaccgcctcaacattgtttatatcacaaaaatttGTCTCGGCAAATAAGATGTAAGCGACAAAATAAATCGGATATAGCGTCAATATAAAATCGAAACAAACTGTATCCCATATTTTAGATGTAATAGTTTTGGAGTAATGCTTTGTCGAagataattaaaacaagtaggaaagtatagtcgggcatggcctacaccatgagtatatttttaaaatttttactttttataaaatttttattttttgtaaagaaacttttatgttgaatattaccataattctaaaatatttaagccatttattgataaaaaactaaaatttctaaataaggctttatataggtcaaatatgggccgatcctcggtaaatttgggaaaaggatatatttttaaataacagttagttttgttgagtttaattgcgatacaaatgattacaagtcaattttagacgtttaagacattttttgaaggggggtttgtatgggggctagggtcaaataagggccgatccttacgaaaatctgcagtgtcatttatacttatataaaacttatttgtgccaatttttagagagatagtagaatatttgacgtaattatggcataaaaatggGGAGGTACGGTTttatgggggccaggtgaaataatggaccgatttcaaccattttcaattggcttcgtccctgtgccaaaaaacatgcttggtccaaatttcatcaaattatcttgaaaattgcagcctgtaccttgcgcacaaggtttacatggacagccagccagccggacagacggacggacggacatgtcttaatcgactcaaatgattctgaatcgatcggtatacttaaaggtgggtattgaaccaatattttggtatgttacaaacatcagcacaaacgtataatacaatccccactatagtggtgtagggtataaaaatgctcttctgtaaaattttgcatttgtcaGTTACGTCTTTTGCGCGAAAAAGGCTCGATATAAATATGCCATTTACACGAAggcgaagggtataaaaacgagaACATAATAAAAAGTTGAATTGGATAAATAGGTTCATATAAATACGTATTTATaagataaacaaatataaattgtaggagagagaaatattttatataaaaattaagaaagtatcgattaaatatatattcaaacaATTTTCCCATCACTATTAATTAATCAAGTACAGACGATAATTTGCTTGGAGATGATAAATCCATTCGGGTAaactacacaaaaatattgaaaaaatcccCGCTATGATATATAATAACATGAACTAAATTTTAACCTTTAGTTATCTTTTATTAAGTGAATGAATTGCGGATAGTAgtttacatataaaacaaaaaatatattgcgattaaaaaaattcaatggcTAGCACTGAAATATTACCAGCATGTGAAACATTGGACGATGCTGAGTCACTTGCATCGTCTATAGTGGAATCTAGTATAGTAGATTCAGCATCAGAAGCCGATGGGGAAAATTCACAAGGTATAAAATTAtacttgactataaaataaaagatttttcttaaaaaaaaaatataataattttcttcattttgtttttttttctagatgatgatgatgactcaCGCAGTTATACAAACATTTCTGAACTGCCTATTTATAATCAACTATTGAATACGAATTCATTAAGAAAACAATTGGAACATATCACACCATTAGCCACCTACAATAATGTTAATGTTGCAAATTCATCAAATGTGGTTTTCGGAAATGTTATTAAAGTTAAGGGCGttctaaatataaatgtttataataaagataaaaataacaGAAACTATAATGAAAACCAAGAAGAAAACATTGATCGTTTACATAAACGCAGGGAATCATCACCTCAAGCCAATAAGGAATGTATGTTATCTTAATTTACTTtacgaaaacaaattttaataaaattgatttacttTTTGTAGCCTTAAATGAAAATAGTTCCTTGTGCCGCATAATACCTCGCAATTATTGGTCTACTCTGGAGCCTTCAGAAGAATTTGAATATATTGACGGGCCCGTAGATATTGTTATCATTTGTAAGTTTGatagattttttgtataatttgttatatcctttgtaattattaaatataatttacagcTCATACTGCCACTAATAGTTCTTTAAGTTCTCAGGAAAACACACAATTATTACGAAATATCCAGGTaatatatatacacatttaacactatattttgaaatctatataaaaattataaaattttttgtttttagactTTCCATGTCGATGTCCAAGGTTGGGATGATATCGGCTATAATTTCCTAATTGGTTGTGATGGCAATATTTACGAAGGACGCGGCTGGAATGTTGTTGGTGTTCATACATACGGTTATAATAGAAGATCACTGGGTATTGGTTTTATAGGTACTTTCTCACGTTCCTTGCCTCCGGAAAAAGCTATAGAAGCatgcaaaaatttacttaaaaggtaaattactaaaaacaaatattttaaaatgaattttatattgatataattTATACTTTCTAGAGGCATCGAAGAAGgccatttaaaaaaagattacaAATTATTGGGTCACCGTCAATGTATAGCAACGGTTAGTCCTGGAAGATTGTTATATGAAGAAATAACTAAATGGGAAAATTTT is part of the Lucilia cuprina isolate Lc7/37 chromosome 3, ASM2204524v1, whole genome shotgun sequence genome and harbors:
- the LOC111675638 gene encoding uncharacterized protein LOC111675638 gives rise to the protein MKEIVKKMLSLKVSSTSNVETSDKEKQISKRISTTTGNTSPATNDQLVPDMNAIQDTLLELSTSVVKSNITITDSSNVHLGNKINYDGNLYLNLLKQNNETGISLIQHDNNNGVLIKTTSNVHISDYPIIPRSFWSIRKPREKYDKIKEPVGLVVISHTATTSSTNQSKNIQLIRDIQAFHVDTHNWNDIGYNFLIGCDGTIYEGRGWGIEGAHTFGYNNRSMGITFIGCFINKKPTDHALYACQNLLERGISEGHLAKNYKLLGHRQCSETESPGTKLFEEITTWDHFYNKTIDEDIYSMASTEILPACETLDDAESLASSIVESSIVDSASEADGENSQDDDDSRSYTNISELPIYNQLLNTNSLRKQLEHITPLATYNNVNVANSSNVVFGNVIKVKGVLNINVYNKDKNNRNYNENQEENIDRLHKRRESSPQANKESLNENSSLCRIIPRNYWSTLEPSEEFEYIDGPVDIVIISHTATNSSLSSQENTQLLRNIQTFHVDVQGWDDIGYNFLIGCDGNIYEGRGWNVVGVHTYGYNRRSLGIGFIGTFSRSLPPEKAIEACKNLLKRGIEEGHLKKDYKLLGHRQCIATVSPGRLLYEEITKWENFYPKDIHDDLKC